Part of the Lytechinus variegatus isolate NC3 chromosome 16, Lvar_3.0, whole genome shotgun sequence genome, ATACAGCGAGGCATGGAAAGCTGGTTTTATGATCTTTGGTGAACTTCACAATCGCTTCGCAGTTTTCTTTCTCATATTGACAAATGATTGATGTGCCAGAAACCAATGATAAACGGGCGACAAATGCGTTATCAAACGCAGTCCAAGTAGgtatgatgaaacaaaatggcGACTTGACGACAAACACAATAACACATGTTCCATGAACGACGGCCAAGTCACTTTTTTGTAGTGCGGTTCATCAAAccttactacatgtattacatattATGCACTGCTGAACGCTAAACTGCAGATTGCTTATTGTACGATTCAgatgaatttggtatcaaattaatcagaatcAAACTCTTCAgttgaaaatgataaagaatttCCAGGGtgggattcccctttaacaaataaaatccaatcattcattttcataacattGTTTACAAATTTAATGAATTGCTGCAAATTATCACATTTCTCAATACATGTCCGAAATGATATCTTGGCAATATTATCTTTTTATGAACAAACATACCTCTTTGCAACTAGCTTGAGCTGATCGCTCTTCTCTCGATGATGTGGAAGGACTAGGTCccgatgaaaatgaaaataccgATGGAACAGCGTCTTCTTTTAGAAGAACCCACGGTTTGGTCCCCATCAATTTAGCACGAAGATCGACTTCGTAGTCGGACTCCACAAAATGATCACTACATATCTGGTCATTTGGAGTCCATTTGTAgtttttttgaagaaatttcTCAACTTTCACGGCTGCCGCCCATTTTTTGAAAGCCTCCTGTCTAGTTTTGGGATTCGGAAATCGATGGAAAGATTTCCCTCCACTCTTTTTTCCAGTTCTGTTGTTGCATCCGTAGGCCTGGCAAAACACCATGTTTCTCAGTAAATTGCGCTGCTAGAAATGGCGACTTGCATTAGCAGCAGACAAAATTGAAAGACCTACTTCGAGGGATGAGTAATCTTTCATTAAGTCCAGTTTCGCGTAACCGATTTGGAagaaatttggtatcaaattcaTCAGAATCAAACTCTTCAGgtgaaaatgataaagaaatggTTGGATTCCCCTATCACAAATAAAATCCAGTCAGTTATTTTTACTACATATTTGACAAATTTAATAAATTAGTacaaattatttccttaataCGTATCCGAGATGATATCTTGGTAACGTTATCTTTTGTTTGAAGATATGAAATCAAATGGGCGTTCGACTGGTCACAAGTTTGAAGGCAAAGATGTAAAGTGTCTGGCACTGCTTTGTGGACGGGAATACTGTGAAACAGAGGTGTGTTGATGCAGCCACATTTTTGGAAgaatctgttttgtttttttctttaaacataTTACTGTAGATTCAATTATTTgtgcatcattattttcttgTGTACAAGACCATGTTTTAGATGTATCAAACCTGTCAGAACTGCTGCAGTGACACCATATGCAACAGTATTTGGCTAAAAATAAGCCTATATCAATAATTTGATTAAGGGATTTGAGATTTCCACCAAGACATAAATTATCAACTGATATTCCTTCACCATCAAGTTTGATGAATTCTCTATTTTCAAATTCCTTTATGTCATTGATAGATCTTTCTAGAGGAGAAAGGTTTCAGGACATTTTACAATAGCCAGTAAATAATTACCATGTTCAGACATGCTTTGAACTTCATCAGGTAAAGAGTGCCACATTGGCAAGACTTTGCTGACAAGTTATTCACGTTCCATCACCAGAAAATTTTACACAAATTTCCCAATTCTTAACAAGGTCAGGCTCTTGTTTCACTTTACAAACTGTCATGTCATATACCGCAAGATACTCTCCATTATATTCCTTAATATCTACTGACAAGTTCAGATCCTTTCGTCTTTTACTTACTTGACAAGCTCTTGGTAAGTGATGGTTTTTCTCGGCAAGAgccaagccttgaaataagcggGCGCTGAGCGCAAATTCGCGCTCATAAGCCATGCAACTGCGCCCATAAagccccaaaatcatcaaaattttgacgaccgggcgcaaatattttccaggtaattgcgcccgccgtgagtgagcagtgaagccatatcatacatgtaatttaaatatctgaaAAGCCGACTGAAATCaagtaactttcaatttacgataagCACAGTTTTaaattgccaagtgcgtgtTTTTTTCAGTATcataaaaagtgagctacgtccgtctttttttctgtaatacatGCACGCGCGTGCTTCCAGTAGCGGTAACAGTTTTTCCctacttcaccatgtgcaatttctaatgcacaaaTTTCCTTCGGGAtttcacaattctgtgatatagtaattcgaattgcacaggagataaatccccATTCACGTTACATACGATGTGAGAGTCTTATCCTCACAATCGCCGACTTTGCTCGTCAAAACGGAGCATTAATGAAAATCACTTAGCTTAAAGTTGTGAATtatagctttttaatttctttcttggtgaggggtaaatatctgacaataaatcatcaaacaaggctccatctaaaaaaaatgaataggagGACGCCGTGCACTTGAGTGTGGTACTTGTATGCTGTTAGTTAGCCAGTTTGAGCTAATGTTCTCTGCGAATTTTAATATAGTGTCACACCGTACCTATGATAATGTAGTCATTGAATCTCTTTTAAGCCACCGAttctatttgaatattttaactATTTACATTTAATATATAATGCCCTCTCTCAAAGTATACTGAAGTCTTTActacaaaattataaatgtatataagaAGTTCTACTTTACCTGTCTGTGCCTTGGTCTTGCGAGTATACTCGCCTTAAACGCCTCTGGGCTGGGTAGAATGATACCTGTATCTTCATCGATCTGTCAAACATCGGTGGATAGGATggaaacaaaattaattgatagtttgatattttgtaaacaGTGACTCTAGGATTGATAGAAATTGTGGTAAAGCTTTAGAGGTCATGTCAGGGCTGCCAACCTTTGAGAAGAGTTTGGAGTGAGACattgcgagggagcgaagcgaccaagCCCGAGGGCGCTCCGCGCCTGAGGGGGATGGTGTGGaaggggggtgtccccccttCCACGGTAGGGAGCTTTTACAATTTTGCAATTTAAATGGTGCAATCTGGCACATACTTTAAACTCTGATTCCATAAATACATAAGGCGGGATTCAAATAggttaattgattatttttaatgaagttcacttaccttgaaaaaaatccacatttttAAGTGCATTATTCCATATCAACTCTCTTTATAATAGCAGTGAAACCTCAACCTGTGATTATCTGCTGCTCCCAAAGACGATACTAGAACAAGTGGTCATTATGATGGCTGTCCATACTGGGTGTCAATTAGCAAAGCCATTTCCCTACCTCTCATCCAGTTAAATTAATCTAATGGGCTTTGTTGTAACTGGAGGTTGCTCTCTGCGACGCCATCAGCCTGTGATTATCTGCTACTCCCCAAGACGATACTAGAACAAGTGGTCATTATGATGGCTGTCCATACTGGGTGTCAATTAGCAAAGCCATTTCCCTACCTCTCATCCAGTTAAATTAATCTAATGGGCTTTGTTGTAACTGGAGGTTGCTCTCCGCGACGCCATCAGTACCTCTGCTGGTGGCTCAAACTTGAAACAGGGCTCCGATGCTGCCATCTTGATCGTCATGATGGAGCTGAGCATTCCATCTAAGTGGAGGGAATTCCTGGTGTCTGTCTTGTTTAGACCGATGGAAGAAAAAACCCGCTCAGCATCAGCATTGCTGTGGGGAAGACAGAGCATCAGCATTGCTGTTGGGAAGACAGAGCACCAGCTGAGCCACCTTAGTGAGCCTCAAAAACTTTGGCCGTCCAGTTACCTCGTTCTTCAGCGAAGACAGGTGGACCCACAGCTTGTCAGTTTGAAGAAATTCACCTTCTGCATCTTTGATCTGCTACTCCCCAAGACGATACTAGAACAAGTGGTCATTATGATGGCTGTCCATACTGGGTGTCAATTAGCAAAGCCATTTCCCTACCTCTCATCCAGTTAAATTAATCTAATGGGCTTTGTTGTAACTGGAGGTTGCTCTCCGCGACGCCATCAGTACCTCTGCTGGTGGCTCAAACTTGAAACAGGGCTCCGATGCTGCCATCTTGATCGTCATGATGGAGCTGAGCGTTCCATCTAAGTGGAGGGAATTCCTGGTGTCTGTCTTGTTTAGACCGATGGAAGAAAAAACCCGCTCAGCATCAGCATTGCTGTGGGGAAGACAGAGCACCAGCTGAGCCACCTTAGTGAGCCTCAAAAACTTTGGCCGTCCAGTTACCTCGTTCTTCAGCGAAGACAGGTGGACCCACAGCTTGTCAGTTTGAAGAAATTCACCTTCTGCATCTTTGATCTCCTTCCACTGTCTGGAAGACACCTCATGATCATCCATCATCTGATAGTCTGTAAACTCTTCCTGCATCTTGTCCTGATCTTGTGGACTATCAAAGGGCAGTAGGTGCTTGTacctaaaataaaaaagaaattaaaaaaaaaacactgaaaccAAAATACACCTCTTTATTATTCCCTATTAGCATTATAATAAGAGATAAATGTGCACATTctgaaaatttatttgatttattttgcaaCGACATCTCAGATCTGAACTAGCAATATCATCTCAAGATTCAAATCAAAGACTGATCTGATTCAAAATTAAAGGTTAAGACAGGCATCTCTGCATTTTGATATGACAATATTGACATACCTGTCTACAAAGAAGAGCACATCATCAATTGATGCTTCCATCTTCTGGTGCCAGTCAACGAAGGTAGCATGTTGCAGGACCGGCTCATCAAGGGGGAGACGTGAGAGGGCGTACGAAACTGCCTCACAGAAGAAGCCCCTAACACCAGCAAAGAACTTTTTTACCTGTGTTTGACTGATGTCTCCACCTTCCAGCAGCCGGTTCAATGTTGCGCGAGTGGTGAAGCCAATAGTTAGCTTGCTATCTGCATTGACAATAAGTAAGCAATGAACTTATATTTAGCCCTATTTCCAATTGAATAATTCCATGCATATTATCCAAAAAATTTTGTGTTAAAATAATCATCTAATTTCAAGATATCTCATTTAGAATTGCAACGGTCcttcattgtgatgaaataACAGTCATGTTGAGTATAGAAGGTAAGCCATATATGTGTATGTTTGTAACTGTACATCATGACAGAAAACAAGGGTACATACCAGGTAGCTGGTTCTCCTGTGATTGGTACTGGATGTCTGACACCCTGACGTCCTTGATTTTCTCAGGTTTAATGAACTTGCTCATAAGCTTCCGGATGTACAGATGCATCTGTGGATTATAATAGAAAATTGATctcaatatatataataaaaacaataataatcataataataaagtacTTCTGGAGACCATTATATTAATGATctccatttttttaatgtattcattgGAAGAAATATAAACAAACTGAGGTttaaatttattgtttattttcagatAAACTGCAGCCTACACACCTGTTTGTGCAAAAGATGTACAGAGGAGCTTTGCCGTTGGAGCAGAAGGTTGAAATTAGTAAACGCTGGCAAGGTTGCCTGGTAGAACATCAGGTGAAGCTCCGTCATTGGGTCAGAGAACAGTTGTTGTAGCCGCTTGAAGCGAGCCTGGCTATCATCTGCCAAAAGAGATAGCAAATAGGGTTATGGTTGTATGAAATCACTttatagaagaaaaataaacaatacatgtagcattaAAATTATGTGGATtgttattatttacattttaccATAAAAATATGCACATACAAAGTAAAAGATATAAAATAGAGGAAGATAGGTCAGAGTGGTATGTGGGTCACGATGAACAAAAAGGGAAGTTCTTCCCTGTTGCCCGCAGGCATGTGAACCCTCAATTGAAAGAAAGTGTTAaatg contains:
- the LOC121429723 gene encoding uncharacterized protein LOC121429723 isoform X2 — encoded protein: MAMSIVEHNIPLAFSDHLSPLMKECFPDSPTAAGYRSARTKTTCIVNGALAPYFHHQLVKQLREQPFSLSTDGSNDTGLEKMNPMTVKLFDINQGVVYRFLDMCTTSGSAAATAQTIFSKMDEVFSSEEIPWHNCIALSLDNASVNMGVRNSIKSRVLHVNPDVYVHGCPAHMVHNNAHAAGNAYAKVTNFEVEDMAVDLAYWFKGSMKRKAGLEEFCQFCDTQYLEVINYVQTRWLSLEKAVDRTLKLYTSLASYFKSNNDSQARFKRLQQLFSDPMTELHLMFYQATLPAFTNFNLLLQRQSSSVHLLHKQMHLYIRKLMSKFIKPEKIKDVRVSDIQYQSQENQLPDSKLTIGFTTRATLNRLLEGGDISQTQVKKFFAGVRGFFCEAVSYALSRLPLDEPVLQHATFVDWHQKMEASIDDVLFFVDRYKHLLPFDSPQDQDKMQEEFTDYQMMDDHEVSSRQWKEIKDAEGEFLQTDKLWVHLSSLKNEVTGRPKFLRLTKVAQLVLCLPHSNADAERVFSSIGLNKTDTRNSLHLDGMLSSIMTIKMAASEPCFKFEPPAEVLMASRRATSSYNKAH
- the LOC121429723 gene encoding uncharacterized protein LOC121429723 isoform X1, translating into MAMSIVEHNIPLAFSDHLSPLMKECFPDSPTAAGYRSARTKTTCIVNGALAPYFHHQLVKQLREQPFSLSTDGSNDTGLEKMNPMTVKLFDINQGVVYRFLDMCTTSGSAAATAQTIFSKMDEVFSSEEIPWHNCIALSLDNASVNMGVRNSIKSRVLHVNPDVYVHGCPAHMVHNNAHAAGNAYAKVTNFEVEDMAVDLAYWFKGSMKRKAGLEEFCQFCDTQYLEVINYVQTRWLSLEKAVDRTLKLYTSLASYFKSNNDSQARFKRLQQLFSDPMTELHLMFYQATLPAFTNFNLLLQRQSSSVHLLHKQMHLYIRKLMSKFIKPEKIKDVRVSDIQYQSQENQLPDSKLTIGFTTRATLNRLLEGGDISQTQVKKFFAGVRGFFCEAVSYALSRLPLDEPVLQHATFVDWHQKMEASIDDVLFFVDRYKHLLPFDSPQDQDKMQEEFTDYQMMDDHEVSSRQWKEIKDAEGEFLQTDKLWVHLSSLKNEVTGRPKFLRLTKVAQLVLCLPHSNADAERVFSSIGLNKTDTRNSLHLDGTLSSIMTIKMAASEPCFKFEPPAEVLMASRRATSSYNKAH